The following are from one region of the Alicyclobacillus fastidiosus genome:
- a CDS encoding glycosyltransferase family 1 protein, which yields MRIAMFTETFLPSTDGIVTRLRATLNYLEQEGHEVLLFAPSGAPSHYASATIVGIPAMPFILYPEKRYALPLPRIGRAIKRFQPDLIHAVNPAFLGLGGIYYAWRHHLPLIASYHTNVPAYARHYKLNFLEPALWWYFRTLHNRADMNLATSRATMNELEKQGFLNLGLWERGVDVEMFQQAKRSSEMRQRLAPNAGPSDPVLLYVGRLASEKNIERIRPCLDEFPNLHLAIVGDGPYRRDLEQIFAGTNAHFTGYMHGAELAEAYASADAFLFPSTTETLGLVLFEAMATGLPVLAADSPPTREVLENGRAGFIFDSSSDASMIELVRQLVTDSERRNQIRERGLQIAKTLDWAGPSQQLLQHYETVCKAHGLISRPIESGTR from the coding sequence ATGCGAATTGCGATGTTTACGGAGACGTTCTTGCCATCGACGGACGGGATAGTGACACGTTTGCGTGCAACGCTCAACTATTTGGAGCAGGAAGGGCATGAAGTGTTGTTATTCGCACCGTCCGGTGCGCCAAGCCACTACGCCTCCGCGACCATCGTAGGGATTCCGGCGATGCCGTTCATCCTGTACCCGGAAAAGCGGTACGCGTTGCCGCTTCCGCGGATTGGTCGTGCAATCAAACGATTTCAACCGGACTTGATTCACGCGGTCAACCCCGCGTTTTTGGGCCTGGGTGGCATCTACTATGCATGGCGTCATCATCTGCCCCTGATCGCTTCTTATCACACCAACGTGCCCGCTTACGCCAGGCACTACAAGTTAAACTTCTTGGAGCCGGCACTGTGGTGGTACTTTCGAACATTGCACAATCGCGCCGATATGAATCTGGCGACATCTCGTGCGACGATGAATGAACTCGAAAAGCAGGGATTCTTGAACCTTGGCCTGTGGGAACGCGGTGTCGACGTCGAGATGTTTCAACAGGCGAAGCGTTCGAGTGAGATGCGTCAACGGCTGGCGCCCAATGCCGGACCGTCAGATCCGGTGCTGCTTTACGTCGGACGCTTGGCGTCGGAAAAGAACATCGAACGCATCCGCCCGTGTTTGGACGAATTTCCGAATCTGCATTTGGCCATTGTCGGGGATGGACCGTACCGGCGGGATCTCGAGCAGATCTTTGCCGGAACGAACGCACATTTCACCGGGTACATGCATGGGGCGGAACTGGCGGAGGCGTACGCATCCGCAGACGCGTTTCTATTTCCGTCTACCACCGAGACGCTTGGCTTAGTGCTGTTTGAGGCGATGGCCACGGGGTTGCCCGTGCTGGCTGCCGATAGCCCGCCCACGCGTGAGGTGTTGGAGAACGGCCGCGCCGGGTTTATCTTCGATTCATCGTCGGATGCGTCGATGATCGAACTCGTCCGCCAACTGGTCACCGACAGTGAGCGGCGCAACCAGATTCGAGAACGAGGGTTGCAAATCGCCAAGACGTTGGATTGGGCTGGTCCTAGCCAACAATTGTTACAGCATTATGAGACGGTGTGCAAAGCACACGGGTTGATCTCTCGACCGATTGAGTCGGGAACTCGCTAA
- the asd gene encoding archaetidylserine decarboxylase (Phosphatidylserine decarboxylase is synthesized as a single chain precursor. Generation of the pyruvoyl active site from a Ser is coupled to cleavage of a Gly-Ser bond between the larger (beta) and smaller (alpha chains). It is an integral membrane protein.): MKSFVIQCALRLMPKRAYTSLLGRIVRSRWSARLIPWYARHFSIAVDELAKPIHEHVSLGEFFSRKLSAEARPISVGVVSPVDGVVSSMGRIDGHTLLQVKGQTYTLDEFLADDVAAGRYAQGWYITLYLSPSDYHRIHAPTDCTARHYRHIPGTLYPVNAHGVQHIPKLFVQNERVITYFDSADGPFVMAKVGAAGVGTVVVPFGQLPSRRNRSRGRMHDASCHATFEKGEEVGYFALGSTVVLLFPPAWPLRFVVKSGEKVRMGHTIATVVR; the protein is encoded by the coding sequence ATGAAATCGTTCGTCATTCAATGCGCACTTCGGCTGATGCCGAAACGTGCTTATACTTCTCTGCTTGGGAGGATCGTTCGCAGTCGCTGGAGTGCGCGGCTCATTCCGTGGTATGCGCGGCACTTTTCCATCGCTGTCGACGAACTCGCCAAGCCGATACACGAGCACGTCAGTTTAGGGGAGTTCTTCTCGCGAAAATTGTCCGCTGAAGCCAGGCCCATTTCCGTCGGCGTGGTGTCGCCAGTCGATGGGGTGGTCAGTTCGATGGGGCGGATCGACGGTCATACGCTCTTGCAAGTGAAGGGTCAGACGTATACGCTCGACGAGTTTTTAGCCGACGACGTCGCCGCCGGACGCTACGCTCAGGGCTGGTATATCACATTGTACCTGAGTCCGAGCGATTATCATCGCATCCACGCGCCGACAGATTGTACGGCTCGGCACTACCGTCATATTCCAGGTACCCTGTATCCGGTCAACGCACACGGCGTGCAGCACATTCCCAAGCTGTTCGTTCAAAACGAGCGCGTGATCACGTATTTTGATTCGGCAGACGGCCCGTTCGTCATGGCGAAAGTCGGAGCTGCAGGCGTCGGGACGGTCGTCGTTCCATTTGGCCAACTGCCGTCTCGGCGAAACCGCTCGCGTGGTCGAATGCACGACGCGTCGTGTCATGCGACGTTTGAGAAGGGCGAAGAAGTGGGATACTTTGCGCTCGGTTCGACCGTGGTCCTGCTGTTTCCTCCTGCGTGGCCGCTCCGATTTGTCGTCAAATCAGGTGAGAAAGTCAGGATGGGTCACACGATTGCCACCGTCGTTCGCTGA
- a CDS encoding MetQ/NlpA family ABC transporter substrate-binding protein has translation MMKNIRHASVALATVAVGALFAAGCGTNGTNNEAGNGSSTASAKKDVVLKVAASPTPHAEILDDIKPILAKEGIQLDVVVYDDYIQPNRALSSGQVDANFFQHKPYLEDYNAKNHTDLVPTVAVHFEPLGLYPGKSKSLSNIPDGATIAVPNDTTNEARALLLLQNAGIIKLKNPNSISETKADITSNPHHVQIEELDAAAIPRTVRDVNYAVINGNYAIDAGYTVKDALDVEKANSLAAKTYANYIVVRPNETNDWRIKDLDKAITSAQVKQFIETKYKGSVVPVF, from the coding sequence ATGATGAAGAACATTCGCCATGCATCTGTCGCATTGGCCACGGTCGCAGTCGGCGCCTTATTCGCTGCCGGATGTGGCACCAATGGTACGAACAACGAGGCGGGAAACGGAAGTTCAACTGCGTCGGCCAAGAAGGACGTCGTGCTGAAAGTGGCCGCGAGTCCGACGCCGCATGCCGAGATTTTGGACGATATTAAGCCGATTCTCGCGAAAGAGGGCATTCAACTCGACGTCGTCGTCTACGACGACTACATTCAGCCGAATCGGGCGTTGTCGTCCGGTCAGGTAGATGCGAACTTTTTCCAACATAAGCCGTACTTGGAAGACTACAACGCGAAGAATCACACCGATTTAGTCCCGACGGTAGCTGTCCACTTCGAGCCGCTTGGACTCTATCCAGGTAAGAGCAAGTCGCTTAGCAACATTCCGGATGGCGCGACCATTGCTGTTCCCAATGACACCACCAACGAGGCGCGCGCGTTGTTGCTGCTGCAAAACGCTGGCATTATTAAGCTGAAGAACCCAAACAGCATTTCTGAGACGAAGGCCGATATCACGTCGAATCCGCATCACGTTCAGATTGAGGAACTGGATGCAGCGGCGATTCCACGGACTGTACGCGATGTGAACTATGCCGTCATCAATGGTAATTACGCCATCGACGCGGGGTACACTGTGAAGGACGCGCTCGACGTCGAAAAGGCGAACAGCTTAGCGGCAAAAACGTACGCGAACTACATCGTCGTTCGGCCGAACGAGACCAACGACTGGAGAATCAAAGACCTGGACAAGGCGATCACGTCGGCACAGGTGAAGCAGTTTATTGAAACCAAGTACAAAGGTTCCGTGGTTCCGGTATTTTAA
- a CDS encoding ATP-binding cassette domain-containing protein gives MIKLSGVSKTYRQKGNLATAVNDVSLHVKHQEVFGIVGYSGAGKSTLLRCINLLERPTTGSVVVDGTDLTKLSKRELNLTRRKIGMIFQHFHLLSSATVAENVAFPLRLARTPAAETKRRVAEMLDLVGLTGYEGKYPSQLSGGQKQRVAIARALAAKPSILLCDEATSALDPETTQSILALLKDINRQLGLTIVMVTHQMEVVREICDRVAVMADGEIVESGSVIDVLLTPSHEVSRRLFQAHGKTDPTASTTQKDGTHILEVTCTGALVHEPVLAEVAQETACTFSILRGTVDTIKSVPYGQLTLAWHGTPQAVRRSIGLLSERGYAITNDLTETNRPAEVTASC, from the coding sequence ATGATCAAACTCAGCGGGGTCAGCAAGACCTATCGGCAGAAAGGGAATCTCGCAACGGCGGTGAACGACGTCTCCCTTCACGTCAAACACCAAGAAGTATTCGGCATCGTCGGGTACTCCGGGGCTGGCAAGAGTACGCTTCTTCGCTGCATCAATTTGCTGGAGCGCCCTACGACGGGCAGCGTCGTCGTCGACGGCACGGACCTGACGAAGTTGTCCAAGCGAGAACTGAACCTGACTCGCCGCAAAATCGGCATGATATTCCAACATTTTCACCTTTTATCGTCTGCGACCGTCGCGGAGAATGTGGCTTTTCCTCTGCGCTTGGCGAGGACGCCAGCTGCCGAGACGAAGCGACGCGTCGCCGAGATGTTAGACCTCGTCGGACTCACTGGCTACGAGGGGAAATACCCGAGCCAGTTATCCGGTGGGCAAAAACAGCGTGTGGCCATCGCGCGCGCACTTGCCGCGAAACCGTCCATCCTGCTGTGCGACGAAGCCACCTCGGCCCTAGATCCGGAAACGACCCAATCGATTTTGGCGCTGTTAAAAGACATCAACCGCCAACTCGGACTCACCATCGTGATGGTCACGCACCAAATGGAAGTCGTGCGCGAGATCTGTGACCGCGTCGCTGTGATGGCTGACGGCGAGATCGTGGAATCTGGAAGCGTCATCGACGTCTTGCTGACACCCTCGCACGAAGTCAGCAGACGCCTGTTCCAAGCGCATGGCAAGACGGATCCCACCGCATCCACCACACAAAAGGACGGGACGCACATCCTCGAGGTGACGTGCACAGGCGCACTGGTCCACGAGCCGGTGCTGGCCGAGGTCGCACAGGAGACCGCCTGCACGTTCAGCATCTTGCGAGGAACCGTCGACACCATCAAATCGGTGCCATACGGCCAGCTGACGCTCGCTTGGCACGGTACGCCACAAGCGGTGCGGCGCTCGATCGGGCTCCTCTCCGAACGCGGTTATGCCATCACGAACGACTTGACTGAAACGAATCGACCTGCGGAGGTGACCGCATCGTGTTAA
- a CDS encoding ABC transporter permease → MIAIATLLSVIIGLPIGIVLYLTSETGLLQNRVIYQITSVIVNVVRSIPFIILLIALIPVTEWIVGTSIGVNAAIVPLVVSAAPFFARVSETALREVHPGVVEAAQSMGASVSAIVMRVLLRESWPSIVAGVTLTAVALVGNSAMSGVIGGGGLGDLAVRYGYERFQTNVMIVTTIILIVLVQILQMTGDKIVVHFAKRRG, encoded by the coding sequence ATGATCGCCATTGCGACGCTCCTGTCGGTCATCATTGGCCTACCCATCGGCATTGTATTGTATCTCACGTCGGAAACCGGACTCCTCCAGAATCGAGTGATTTACCAAATCACGTCCGTCATCGTCAACGTGGTGCGATCCATCCCGTTTATCATCCTGCTCATTGCACTGATTCCTGTGACGGAGTGGATCGTTGGCACGTCCATCGGCGTCAACGCCGCCATCGTTCCGCTCGTCGTGAGCGCCGCCCCGTTCTTTGCGCGGGTTTCGGAGACCGCGCTGCGCGAAGTGCATCCTGGCGTCGTCGAAGCTGCTCAATCGATGGGGGCGAGTGTCAGTGCCATCGTGATGCGCGTGCTCTTGCGCGAATCCTGGCCGAGCATCGTGGCGGGCGTCACGCTCACTGCGGTTGCCCTCGTCGGTAACTCTGCAATGTCAGGGGTCATCGGCGGTGGCGGATTGGGCGACTTGGCAGTCCGCTACGGCTACGAACGGTTTCAGACCAACGTGATGATTGTAACGACCATCATCCTGATTGTGCTGGTGCAAATCCTGCAGATGACTGGCGACAAGATCGTCGTTCACTTTGCTAAGCGCCGCGGTTAA
- a CDS encoding alpha/beta-type small acid-soluble spore protein produces the protein MANNSGGNREHLISGASRALDQMKYEIASEFGVQLGAETTARQNGSVGGEITKRLVAFAEQQLSGR, from the coding sequence ATGGCGAATAACAGTGGAGGCAATCGCGAACACTTGATCTCCGGAGCAAGCCGCGCACTTGACCAAATGAAATACGAAATCGCTTCCGAGTTCGGCGTGCAGTTGGGCGCTGAGACGACCGCTCGTCAGAACGGTTCTGTCGGTGGTGAAATCACGAAACGTTTGGTGGCATTTGCTGAACAACAGCTTTCTGGCCGCTAA
- the recG gene encoding ATP-dependent DNA helicase RecG: MNLNQTPVRSLPGVGPSKETDLAALGIHTIGDLLHAYPFRYEDRRVKPLAAWNDGERITVRATVAGTATVRWRGSKSMMTARLRVDGQSTVLATWFSQHYLKSKMTDGRVLMVTGKWNQEKRLIVVSETSFDASEQTRVNVPFLPVYHASKSFGSRQLHQLILKALDLHADQLPELLPFALAKKFRLWSHRDAVRAMHQPNSAEDLRQARRRLAFEEFLLFQMQLHWFRQHRTEPQGLEKQVRADAVTEFAEGLPAALTGAQIAACNEILEDLQGPKMMARLLQGDVGSGKTWVALFAAYAAFTAGFQSALMAPTEILAEQHHREAVRVLSKFGMEARLLTGSVGSKERKSILEGLARGEVHVVIGTHALLTDDVAFDKLGLVITDEQHRFGVSQRSVLRGKGESPDVLMLSATPIPRTLALAVYGDVDVSVLNELPRGRQPIQTLAYSMKHEDEVLRLVRRALDKGQQAYIVAPTIEESETVEMAAVTDIYERLQDKLAGFQVQLLHGRMSAREKDDIMRNFRDKASQVLVATTVIEVGIDVPNATVMVIYNAERFGLAQLHQLRGRVGRGSEASTCVLLAEVNSETAKARIETMVATQDGFAIAEKDLELRGPGEFLGVRQSGLPQFAVGDIVRDHNIMTVAREEATAMLKSDSFWLSPAFEPLRQAIAQLPEQAFYRD; this comes from the coding sequence GTGAATTTGAATCAAACTCCTGTGCGCAGTTTACCTGGTGTCGGCCCTTCGAAGGAGACCGATCTCGCTGCGCTCGGCATTCATACTATCGGCGATTTGCTACATGCGTACCCTTTTCGCTATGAGGATCGCCGAGTAAAACCTTTAGCTGCTTGGAATGATGGTGAACGAATTACAGTTCGCGCAACCGTTGCTGGTACAGCAACGGTTCGCTGGCGTGGTTCAAAGTCGATGATGACGGCGAGACTTCGTGTCGACGGGCAATCGACGGTTCTCGCAACGTGGTTCTCACAGCACTACCTGAAGTCGAAAATGACGGACGGGCGCGTGCTGATGGTCACGGGCAAATGGAATCAAGAGAAGCGGCTGATTGTGGTCTCTGAGACGTCATTTGACGCGTCTGAACAGACGCGCGTGAACGTACCGTTTCTACCGGTGTACCACGCCAGCAAATCATTTGGGTCGCGACAGCTTCATCAGTTGATCTTGAAAGCACTCGACTTACATGCAGATCAATTGCCGGAGCTTCTGCCGTTTGCACTCGCGAAAAAATTTCGTCTGTGGTCGCATCGCGATGCGGTTCGCGCGATGCATCAGCCGAATTCTGCCGAGGATCTGCGCCAGGCTCGGCGCAGGCTGGCCTTTGAGGAATTCTTGTTGTTCCAGATGCAACTGCATTGGTTTCGCCAGCACCGGACGGAGCCTCAAGGGCTGGAAAAACAGGTGCGAGCAGACGCCGTGACAGAGTTCGCTGAGGGCTTGCCAGCAGCGCTGACTGGCGCTCAGATTGCCGCGTGTAACGAGATTCTCGAGGACCTTCAGGGGCCCAAGATGATGGCTCGACTCCTTCAAGGCGATGTCGGTTCGGGTAAGACTTGGGTCGCACTGTTCGCTGCCTATGCGGCTTTCACCGCGGGATTTCAATCGGCGCTGATGGCTCCGACAGAGATTTTGGCGGAGCAGCATCACCGAGAGGCTGTGCGCGTTTTGTCGAAATTCGGCATGGAGGCCAGGTTGTTGACGGGGAGTGTCGGATCGAAAGAGCGCAAGAGCATTCTAGAGGGTCTCGCGCGTGGTGAGGTCCACGTCGTCATCGGTACACACGCCTTGCTTACGGATGACGTTGCGTTTGACAAGTTGGGGCTGGTCATCACCGATGAGCAACATCGGTTTGGCGTATCGCAGCGCTCCGTCCTGCGTGGGAAAGGGGAATCGCCTGATGTCCTGATGCTCTCGGCGACGCCGATTCCGCGCACGTTGGCCCTCGCCGTATACGGCGACGTCGACGTATCTGTCCTCAACGAGCTCCCGCGAGGCCGTCAACCGATTCAGACGTTGGCTTACTCGATGAAGCACGAGGACGAAGTGTTGCGATTGGTTCGCCGCGCACTCGACAAGGGACAGCAGGCGTATATCGTCGCTCCGACGATCGAGGAGTCGGAGACGGTGGAGATGGCGGCTGTTACGGATATTTACGAACGTCTGCAGGACAAGCTCGCAGGCTTTCAGGTACAGCTTTTGCACGGCAGGATGAGTGCACGTGAGAAAGACGACATCATGCGGAATTTCCGCGACAAGGCATCGCAGGTTCTCGTAGCGACGACAGTCATCGAGGTGGGCATCGACGTTCCCAACGCCACGGTGATGGTCATCTACAACGCGGAGCGGTTTGGCCTTGCACAGTTGCACCAATTGCGCGGGCGTGTTGGGCGCGGCTCCGAGGCCAGCACTTGCGTGCTGTTGGCAGAGGTGAACAGCGAAACTGCGAAAGCGAGGATCGAGACGATGGTGGCAACACAAGACGGGTTCGCCATCGCCGAGAAGGATTTGGAGTTGCGTGGGCCGGGTGAGTTTCTCGGAGTTCGCCAAAGTGGTTTACCGCAATTTGCAGTTGGCGATATCGTCAGAGATCACAACATCATGACAGTCGCGCGCGAGGAGGCGACCGCGATGCTCAAGTCGGATTCGTTTTGGCTGTCCCCGGCGTTTGAACCGTTGCGACAGGCGATTGCGCAATTGCCTGAGCAGGCTTTTTACCGAGATTGA
- a CDS encoding Asp23/Gls24 family envelope stress response protein yields MPKTIDTQYGQISVADEVIATSAGFAAMECEGLASMASRRQVVDRLTEVFGRDNPGRGVEVRFADGSLHVDLYIVVNYGVNIYETAQTIRQKVHYLLSDTIGVEAESINIYVQGVKF; encoded by the coding sequence ATGCCGAAGACCATTGATACACAATACGGCCAAATTTCCGTCGCAGATGAAGTCATTGCAACTAGTGCAGGTTTTGCGGCGATGGAATGTGAGGGACTCGCCTCGATGGCTTCCCGGCGCCAGGTGGTCGATCGCCTCACAGAAGTGTTTGGGCGAGACAACCCTGGCCGCGGTGTGGAAGTGCGATTTGCTGACGGGTCGTTACATGTCGACCTGTATATCGTCGTCAATTATGGTGTGAATATCTACGAAACCGCTCAAACCATTCGGCAGAAGGTCCATTATCTATTGTCCGATACAATCGGCGTCGAAGCTGAGAGTATTAACATTTACGTGCAAGGTGTAAAATTTTAA
- the rpmB gene encoding 50S ribosomal protein L28 — protein MARRCEICGRGPQVGNQVSHSHILTKRRWLPNIQLVRANVNGTVKRVRVCTRCLKAGKVTRAI, from the coding sequence ATGGCTAGACGGTGTGAAATTTGCGGACGCGGACCTCAGGTCGGCAACCAGGTGAGCCACTCGCACATCCTGACCAAGCGCCGTTGGCTGCCCAACATTCAGTTGGTGCGCGCCAACGTCAACGGGACTGTGAAGCGGGTTCGCGTGTGCACGCGTTGCCTAAAAGCAGGCAAGGTCACGCGCGCCATATAA
- the spoVM gene encoding stage V sporulation protein SpoVM: MKFYTIKLPRFLGGIVKAMLGTFTKES, from the coding sequence TTGAAATTTTATACCATAAAGCTGCCGCGATTTCTCGGTGGTATCGTTAAAGCGATGCTCGGCACCTTTACGAAAGAGTCTTGA
- the rpe gene encoding ribulose-phosphate 3-epimerase yields the protein MQIAPSILSADFGRLAAEVEEVIEAGCDWIHVDVMDGDFVPNITMGPQVVEALRKRFDCTLDVHLMVQRPEKVIPAFADAGANVITVHKEATPHVHRALEMIRARGIKAGLALNPATELDGLQYVDDIIDLLLIMTVNPGFGGQSFITATLEKIRSARERLIRSNRGDVPIEVDGGVNLQTICAAKLAGARIFVAGSAVFGESDRAAAIAALKQAVCEDRR from the coding sequence ATGCAAATTGCGCCCTCTATTCTGTCAGCCGATTTCGGGCGGCTTGCAGCAGAAGTAGAAGAGGTTATCGAGGCTGGTTGTGATTGGATTCACGTCGATGTAATGGACGGAGATTTCGTGCCGAACATCACGATGGGCCCGCAAGTCGTGGAGGCCCTGCGCAAGCGGTTTGACTGTACCTTGGACGTACACTTGATGGTCCAAAGGCCAGAAAAAGTGATCCCAGCATTCGCAGACGCTGGCGCGAACGTCATCACCGTTCACAAAGAGGCGACGCCGCACGTGCACAGAGCGCTCGAAATGATTCGGGCACGGGGTATTAAGGCTGGGCTGGCGCTCAATCCTGCGACAGAGCTCGATGGCCTGCAGTACGTCGACGATATCATCGATTTGCTCCTCATTATGACCGTCAACCCAGGGTTTGGTGGTCAATCGTTTATCACCGCGACACTGGAAAAGATTCGGTCAGCGCGAGAGCGGTTGATCCGATCGAACCGTGGCGACGTGCCCATCGAAGTGGATGGGGGCGTCAACTTACAGACGATTTGTGCTGCTAAACTCGCGGGTGCGCGGATTTTTGTGGCTGGTTCTGCCGTGTTTGGTGAATCCGACAGGGCAGCGGCAATCGCTGCGCTGAAACAGGCTGTTTGTGAAGATAGAAGGTAA
- the rsgA gene encoding ribosome small subunit-dependent GTPase A — MAEGRVVRAISGFFDVYDEGVVRRCRARGVFKKQGVTVLVGDLVKYDPMGTQEGVVTSVLPRRSELVRPPIANVNQVLVVFAFATPDLNFLMLDKTIAAALIAGVQPAVVLTKADLVDAETANSICEIYRGCGLSTLAIATKLGEGVESVRALMRGSLNVFAGPSGAGKSTLANALVPGLELQMGAVSEKIGRGKQTTRHVELFKLDEDTWLADAPGFSQLQLNVQSRELKRFFPDFSEAGAACAYRGCVHIDEDGCEVKAAVASGTIHTSRYDSYVQIYAEIREREENMY; from the coding sequence GTGGCAGAAGGACGGGTAGTGCGCGCGATCAGCGGATTTTTCGACGTGTACGACGAAGGGGTGGTTCGTCGGTGCCGCGCTCGAGGCGTGTTCAAGAAGCAAGGTGTCACAGTCCTCGTCGGCGATTTGGTGAAGTACGATCCAATGGGCACCCAGGAAGGTGTCGTCACGTCCGTTCTGCCACGGCGTTCCGAACTTGTTCGCCCACCGATTGCAAACGTCAATCAGGTGTTGGTGGTATTTGCGTTTGCCACACCGGACTTGAATTTCTTGATGCTCGACAAGACCATCGCAGCTGCCCTTATCGCGGGCGTGCAACCTGCCGTCGTGTTGACCAAGGCAGATCTCGTCGACGCAGAGACGGCAAATAGCATTTGCGAGATCTATCGCGGGTGCGGCTTGTCGACGCTCGCCATCGCGACCAAGCTCGGCGAAGGTGTCGAATCGGTGCGTGCGTTGATGCGAGGATCGTTGAACGTCTTCGCCGGGCCATCCGGCGCGGGCAAGTCTACACTTGCCAACGCCTTGGTGCCTGGGCTGGAACTTCAAATGGGGGCAGTGAGCGAGAAAATCGGTCGCGGCAAACAGACGACGCGACACGTTGAGCTGTTCAAGCTGGATGAAGACACGTGGTTAGCAGATGCGCCAGGGTTTAGCCAATTGCAGTTAAACGTCCAGTCGCGCGAATTGAAGCGCTTCTTCCCTGACTTTTCAGAGGCGGGCGCGGCTTGTGCGTACCGCGGATGTGTACATATCGACGAGGACGGCTGCGAGGTGAAGGCGGCGGTCGCCAGTGGAACGATTCATACGTCGCGCTATGACAGTTACGTTCAGATTTATGCGGAAATCCGCGAGCGGGAGGAGAATATGTATTGA